TATTCGTGGTCTAGCTACTTCTAGTAACTCGCAAGTATTGGTGTTGGTTGACGGCGTGCCTATGACGCAACTATATGGCGGCAATCGTGGTTTTACGTGGAATAGCTTTCCTGCACAATTAATCGCACGTGTTGAAATTATTCGTGGCCCGGCCTCGGCGGTATATGGCGCAGAAGCATTGGCCGGTGTGATTAATGTGGTAACTCACGCTTCCCAAGGCACTAATGAAAGTGTGGGCGTACGTGCGGGATCTTATGACACCTATGCGGTATGGGTTAATGATTATTATAAAATTTCTGATTGGTCATTCGGGGTTAGTGCTTCATTTGGACAAACTGATGGCGCCACACCGCTTATTAAAAGCGATGCGCAATCATCACTAGACCGCCTTTTTTTTACTTCTGCTTCTTTGGCGCCAGGTCCCGCGCAGCTTGAAGGTAAAGGTCGTGATCTTTATTTGCACGTTAATAACCAAAGCGTCGAATTAGATATCGGATACATGGCGAGAAATGATTTAGGCACCGGCGGTGGCCTTATTGCAGTTATAGATACGGAAGGTAAACAAGATGGTGAGCGGATATTTTTGAATGGGACTTACCATATTCCAAGCGTCGGTGATTGGCGAGCTGACTTATCATTTAATTATATGAATAGCCAAACCGTAGCGGATTTGCGATTGTTGCCGCCAGGCATAGATTACACCTTCGCCGGTGGTGATTATTTTCCAGAAGGTGCTTTTGAAGATTTACGTATAAAAGAAAACCATTTCCGTATTGAACCTCGAATTTATTATGATGGATTTGATGCGCATAAACTGTGGTTAGCGCTGGGTTATTATAAAGGTGATATGTATGAAATTAGAGAAGCGCGAAATTTCATAGTAAATCAAAATGGTTTTCTTGTTTTGTTGCCTGGTTTAGTTGATGTATCGACTTTTCTTCCAACGTTACCTGAGCAATCTAAAACCGTAAAATATATAAGCGTGCAAGATCAGTGGCAAATGGCGGCTGATTGGGAGCTTACGACGGGTGTGAGAATAGATGAATATTCCGATTTTGGTACAGAGGTTAATCCTCGATTAGCGATTGTGTGGCAAAGCACCTATAACATAACTACTAAGATTCTGTATGGCCATGCCTTTAGATCACCATCTTATGAAGAACAATTTGTTCAAACAAGTCCACTTGCACAAGGTAATGATGACCTTCAGCCCGAAACTATAGATACGCTAGAGTTAGGTGTTGATTACGCTATAACAGATGATGTGCATATTACAGCAAATGTATTTATGTATGAGTTAAGCGATATGATCCGTTCAATCCAAGATCCTAATGAACCAAATCGTGCCCCCATTGAAAATGTAAACACTGTGCGCGCGCATGGCTATGAAGCGGAGTTAGCGTGGCATATTTCGCCTTCTTGGAATTTAAACGGTAACTACGCGTATCAAGAAACTGAAATACAAGAAACGGGTGACACATTAGAAGCTGCTCCTCGTCATAAAGTGTATGGCTTGTTGAGTTTTGATGGGATAGCAGGATTTAGCAGCAGTCTTAAATCGTTGTATGTTGCAGACAGACGACGGTTAAGTATTGATAGTCGTGATGAAGTTAAAAATTACAGTCGGTTTGATTGGATAGTTAATTACGAAAATGCCGCTCGCAAACACAATGTTCAGTTGGTAATAAAAAATTTATTAGACAAAGAATATAATGAAGCCACGTATTATGGGCGGCTTTATCTCCAAGATGACTTGCCGATGCCTGGTAGATCGCTATCTACCCAGTACGAGTATCGGTGGTGATTATGAAAACGATAAACTTATTTAAAGTGGCAATTAAATTGGATAATGTCATGCGAAATTTTCTTTTGGCTTGCGTGGTCTTTTTAATATGCGGAGTGACTACGAGTTATGCTGCGGAACGTACCGCAATTATTTTCCCTGATGTGCGTGAGCCATACCGTACTATTTTTAGAGACATTGTAACGGGTGTAAAAAATTCGTCAGCAGTGACGCCTTTAATTTACAGCTTTGATGAAAATTGGCGCGCAGAAGAATTACGCGCATGGGTTAGCACTAATCAGATCACCAATCTGGTGGTATTAGGTAATCAAGCATTAAATTTGGCGCATGCTGGAAATTTAACAGATGTACGTATTACTGCCGGCGCTATTACTAACTGGCCTAATCATGTCGCAGTGAATGGTGTTGCTTATTTGCCGGCGCCGAGCGCCTTATTCAAAGAGTTGACTCGTTATGCCAACACTGTCCGGCGTGTTCATGTGATCTATGAATCTTCGGTGAATGCATGGCAAGTTGAGATCGCCCAGCGTGAAATAGAACGATTAGGTTTTAGCTTGCAAGTCTATAAAGTTGCAAGCCTTCAAGAGGCAGCAAAAACATATAGCAATTTATTGTCTGGCATCAATCCAAAAACGGATGCGATATGGCTGCCATTAGATGATCAGTCATTAGATTCACGCGTTATTTTACCGATGATTCTTAAAGAATCATGGAATCGTGCGATTGTGGTGTTTTCAAGTAATCCCGCACATGTATCACGCGGTGTGTTGTTCTCTTTGTATCCTGATAGTCGTTATTTAGGACAACAATTAGTCCCGCTAAGCCAAGCAACTACTGCTTCAGTATTGCCTGCGGATAAACTGAAAAAGGCCTTTAATATACGTACAGCGGAACATCTAAATATAAATATTACGGATGCAGAACTAAAGAAAATTGATATTTTATTTCCTGCTCGCTAGGTAATTTTGCATTATGATGCAGACTATTAAAAATATAAAAAAAATAAATCGCTTTCATTATGGCTTTATGCAGCAATTGGGCATCGTATTCGCGATTGGTATACTTTTACTGGCTATTTGTTCTTCTATCGCGGTATCAACATTAACCTCAAAAATTGTTTCCAATCGGCTTGTTGACGAAGGTGCTCAGCTAACCAAAGTATTAGCCGATCAAAGTCCTTTGGCTTTGCTATATGGCAGCGCAGAAAATATTGAAGAAACCTTGAAAACCGTCATGCGGTCACCTGATGTCGTGGGCATAAGAATTATAGATAAAGAAGGCGATGTCTTAGTTTCGATGGGCGAATGGGAATTTTTAGATACCGATATTAATAAAGTTAAAGAAATTCATTTAATAAGTGAGACAGATGAAATTTGGGAATATGCGGCTCCTGTTTATGTGCATGACAATAGCACGTCTGATTCTGGTTTTTTATTAAATCAAGCTCCAGTGGTTTCCGCGCAACGCATTGGTAGTGTGCGTTTGGCGCTCAGCAAAAAAACTTTGCACGCTATGACGTCGTCTATTTATAAAACTAATACTGCCGTTACGGCTGGTTTGGCTATTTTGTTATTATTAGTAATTTTATTAGTAACCAAAAGGATTACTAATCCATTAAGAAATTTAGGTAATATAATGCTGCGTGCCCAGAATGGAGAAACGCATCTACGTGCTAATACGCCAGGCCCCATTGAAATTTATATTATGCAACAATCATTTAATAAAATGATGGATGTATTAGAAGCACGAGAAAGTGAATTAGTAAAAGCACGAGATATTGCATTAGAGTCGGCAAAAGCAAAAGGTGAGTTTGCTGCGAATGTCACGCATGAGCTGCGCACACCCATGAATGGAATTTTGGGTATGTTAGAGCTGTTAGCCGGCACGGGTTTAAATTTCAAACAAACTGAATATATAGAAACGGCTCAAAATTCTGCTCAAGCACTATTGTTATTGGTTAACGATATTCTGGATTTTTCAAAAATAGAAGCGGGTGCAGGGCAACTGAATCCAGAAGACTTTTATTTATATACTTTATTGGATGATGTAGTCGATTTGTTGTCGCATCAAGCAAACAAGAAAAATATTAGTTTAGGGTACGTAATTGATCCGTCAGTGCCTGCGGCGGTGCATGCAGATCAAAATAGAATGAGACAAATCGTTATTAATTTAATTGGTAATGCTATTAAGTTCACTGCAAAAGGCGGTGTAAAAATTAGAGTTTCTGTGATCAAAGATGCTGCTAATGACACTGAGATGCTAGAAATAGCCATCAAAGATACAGGCATAGGTATTCCTCACGAAGCGCAACAACGTATTTTTGAAGCTTTTCAACAAGCCGATGGCTCTACTTCTCGTCAATATGGCGGCACGGGATTGGGTTTGGCTATTTGTGCCAAGTTAATTAATTTTATGGAAGGCACTATTGCAGTAGAAAGTCATATAGGAGAAGGCAGCTGCTTTTCATTTAAAATTCCATTAAAGCGCGTCTTGCTTCCTCCTATACGTAAAAGAAGCGGAGTTAGTTCTATAGCTGGCGAGCATGTTGTGGTGTTTGCACAAGATACGGCGATGGCTGAAGAAGTAATGCATTTGTTAGATAGCTGGCAAGTTATGTCTGCACATGTTAACAGCCTTGAGGCCTACCAATTATTGTTGCGTGAAAGTAACAATAAGGTTGTATTAGTCGCACATGATGAAGTTGATTACGTAAAAAATCTCATTGCTCTATTAAGAGAAGAATACCCTTTATCTAAATTATCAATTATTTGGTTGTTACACGGTTCAGTCAGCAAGCTTAATATGCCGGCCGACAAAATTTCTGCGTTAATAGAATTGCCTGCCCAAGGAACACGTTTATATGATGCGATTGCGGCGGTAACCGGAAAAATAAAAACTCATTCAGGCACGGAAAAATCCACAGAGCCTTCGATCCCACGAGGTCGTCAAGTATTAGTAGTGGATGATAATCGCACTAATCAGCAAGTTGCTTTTGGTATGTTGGAACGTATGGGTTGCATTGTTGATTTGGCATCTGGCGGTAAAGAAGCATTAGATGTTGTATTTACTAAATCGTATGACTTGGTAATGATGGACGTGCAAATGCCTGGCATGGACGGTTACGAAGTTACTGATCAAATTCGTCGCTTAGAAGAAGGCACTAATCAACATATTCCGATTATTGCGATGACGGCAAATAATAGTGATGATGATGTGCGCCATTGCTTAGCAGTCGGGATGGATGATTTTCTTTCAAAACCTTTAAAAATGGCTTTCCTAAAAGAAAAACTAGCCATTTGGCTGAATACTGAATCGAATCACGCCATGGAAAACTATTTGCCGGCAGCAAATGAACAAGATAAACATTTAGCCGCCGTTACGAGTTTACATTTGATCAATGAAGAAACCTTGGCTGAGTTAAAGAAAAATGCCGGCAATGTGTTTATGGAAATGATTGAAGTTTATTTAGAAGACAGCGAACTTTATATCGAGTCTATAAAGCGTGCATTAGAAGAAAAAGATGAGAAATTATTAAGACGCTCGGCGCATTCATTAAAAGGCAGTAGTCGTAATTTTGGTGCTGAGCGATTAGGTGAAGTTTGCCGTATTTTAGAAGAATGTGGGGAACAAGCGGATATTGATAAAGCGCGTACTTATGTTAATACCTTGATTGATGCGTTGGGTGAAGTGAGTGCTTTATTGCAAGCTCAATTAAATGCCATAAAAAACAAACAAGCAGGTCCGGTTAAAAATAGCAAAACCAGTTCCAAAATATTAGTAGTTGATGATGATCGCAGTCAACGTATGACGTTGCGCGCGGTGCTAGAAAATGATGGTTACACAGTAGAAGAAGCTAATACTGGCGGACACGTAGTGACGATGTGCGCGAAATCTATGCCGGATTTATTATTGATGGATGCAATGATGCCAGGCATTGATGGTTATACTGCATGTCGTCGTATTCGTGAAATGCCGGGTGGTGCTCATGTGCCGGTGTTAATCGTAACGGCGCTGGATGATGAAGCTTCTATTGATAAAGCTTTTTCTGCTGGCGCTAATGATTTTATTCCGAAGCCAGTCAATTTTGCTGTTATGCGCCAACGTATTTCACGTTTATTAGAAGCTAGCAAAACTGAGCAACACGTACGTCATTTGGCTTACCATGATCCTTTGACGGGTTTGGCTAATAGAACTACGTTCATTGAAACGTTAAATGATTACTGCGTCAAAGCGCGTGGTAATGGCGAGATGGTAGCGGTTTTATTTTTAGATTTAGATAGATTTAAAATGGTTAATGACACGATGGGTCATGACGCCGGCGATTTATTATTAAAAGCAGTTACGCAACGCATACAAGGTGTTGTCCGAACTACTGATTTAGTTGCGCGTTTAGGTGGTGATGAATTTACCGTGATTTTAGGTGGTTTGAAAGAAATGGAAGTGATTGGGCGTATTGCGCAAAAAATATGCGAGTCGCTAGCGAAACCGTTTAATTTGTTAGAGCAAGAAGTTTATATTAGCAGCAGTATTGGCATCGCTATTTGTCCTAATGATAGCGACGATATTAATGTCATTATTAAATATGCCGATACGGCAATGTTTAAAGCCAAAGAAAACCGTAATACCTTTTGTTTTTATGAAGCAGGAATGGATACTATCATTGCAAAACGTATGGCCATGGAAGGTGCGATGCGGCGGGCTTTAGAGAGCGATCAGTTTTTATTGTATTATCAGCCGCAAGTTGCATTAAATACTTTACAAGTGACCGGTATGGAAGCATTAATTAGATGGCAACATCCTGAAAAAGGCATGGTTTCGCCGGCTGATTTTATTCCAATTGCAGAAGAAACAGGATTAATTGGTGCTTTAGGTTATTGGGTGTTGCGTGCAGGTTGTCAGCAGTTACGACGTTGGCTGGATAGTGGTTATAAACCTATTAAGTTATCGATTAACGTCTCTAGTCGTCAATTAGAAGATGTTAAGTTTTTAGAAAATGTATCAGTTATTTTACAAGAAACTCAGGTGCCTACACATTTGTTAGAGTTCGAAATTACCGAAAGTGCCATCATGAAAAATCCTGACGAAATGATTGAAGTGCTGCGAAAATTTCGGGAAATGGGTATAGAAATAGCGATTGATGATTTTGGTACAGGCCATTCTTCGTTAAGCTATTTAAAACGTTTGCCGGTTAACACTTTAAAAATTGATCGTTCTTTTGTTAATGATATTGATTCTAGTGATGATGCTGTTTTAGTCACGGGCATTATTGCTTTAGCGAAAAGTTTACGTTTAAAAATAGTCGCTGAAGGTGTGGAAACACAATCGCAGCAAGATTTTCTAGCTGCCTGTGACTGTGATACGGTGCAGGGCTTTTATTTGTATAAGCCAATGCCCGCTGCGGATTTTGAAAAGAGAATATTTTTAGCAGATCTTGAATCCGTTAAAGTAATTCATTCTGGATAGTGCTGTTAAGCTTTTTTTGTTTGTTTATTAATGGTGTTATTGGTTTCTCTTGCTTGAGGTTTTAAAAAACGATTAAGTGCTGCACGAATAATGGCATTAATCGATACGCCTTTTTCTTTAGCTAATTTATTCAGTGCTTCTAATTGGTCTTCGCTTACTTCAATAGTCAATTTGTGAAACTCAACCGGTTTGGTTTTGGGTTTTATAGGCGTTGTGTTATTGCTAGCCGCCGAGTTAGTTGCGGGAGAGGTTTTGGTGATAGCGGGAGATGTGTCATTGGCTGCGGGTTCTTTGCTGATGATACGCGCGGCAAAACGTTCTAATCCTTGTAGTGTGCGCAGCATTAAGCTATCGGGTTCTTCATTACGATGCGGTGCTTCGAATTCAATGGGTGCTTTGGCGGATCGATTATTAAAATTAATAATCCAACCTTCTGGAGTAGTAATTACTTTTTTATGTATAAATGCTTTCTGAGTTTGCCCTGCTTGTTGGGAGGTCAGTAAATGTTCGATGACGTCATGGGGTACTTTCATTTTTTCCAAACAATGACGTAACTCTTGTTGTTGTTCTTTGGGTAGTCCGACGCGCATAAATAACTCCGCTGCTGTCTAGGGTCTTACTCAATCACGCTGATTGAGCACGAGACATATATATAGTGTAGCTTTATGACAGGAATTCACCTGAATAAGTTTCAAGCTAATTATGAAACCACAGCATACTGTGGTTTCGCGCCTACAAAACCCCAAGATTTGCATGCTTCTAGGGGAGACTTGCAGTATTATTCGCAGCCCCTAGGGTGTCTCCTTTGGGGGTGTGTCTTTCGGGCTTAGGCCCGCATTTATAAACGTCCTGGTACGTCCAGGCTCAGCCTAATATAGGATCACGGTCAGATGTATAACAAATCCATGACAATTGCTGGTTTCGACGCTGATTTATGGCATGCCATTGAGCAAGAAACCTTACGCCAAGAAGAGCATATCGAGCTGATTGCTTCGGAAAATTATGCCAGTCCCCGAGTTTTGGCGGCACAAGGTTCTTCTTTGACCAATAAATACGCGGAAGGTTATCCGGGTAAGCGTTATTACGGGGGTTGTGAATATGTAGACATTGCTGAGCAGTTAGCAATTGACCGCGCTAAAGCCTTGTTTGGTGCTGATTATGCCAATGTGCAACCGCATTCCGGTTCGCAGGCGAATGCCGCTGTGTATCTGGCTTTGTTACAACCCGGCGATACCATTTTGGGTATGAGTTTGGCGCATGGTGGACATTTAACGCATGGCGCGAAGGTTAATTTTTCCGGCAAGCTTTTTAATGCCGTTCAATATGGTTTGGATACACGCACTGGCGAAATTGATTATGACCAATTAGATGCGTTGGCAGACGAGCATAAACCTAAAATGATCGTGGGTGGTTTTTCTGCTTATTCACGCGTAGTCGATTGGGCGCGTTTGCGTGCGGCGGCTGATCGCGTGGGTGCGTATTTAATGACCGATATCGCGCACGTAGCGGGTTTAGTGGCAGCAGGTGAATATCCTAATCCGATTGCATTAGCCGATGTGGTGACGACAACCACACATAAAACTTTACGCGGACCCCGCGGTGGTTTGATTTTGGCGCGCAGCAATCCCGACATTGAGAAAAAATTAAATTCGATGGTGTTTCCCGGTACTCAAGGCGGACCTTTAATGCATGTGATTGCAGCTAAAGCAGTCGCTTTTAAAGAAGCCTTGGAACCTGAATTTAAAACCTATCAGCAACAAGTGAAAAAAAATGCACGTGTGATGGCCAACACCTTAATTGAACGTGGTTATAAAATTGTTTCAGGCGGCACGGATAATCATTTGTTCTTGTTGGATTTAATCGACAAAAACATTACGGGCAAAGAAGCCGATGCGGTTTTAGGTAGCGCCAACATTACGGTAAATAAAAATGCAGTGCCTAACGATCCTCAATCACCTTTTGTCACCAGCGGGATTCGTATTGGTACACCTGCAATTACTACGCGCGGTTTTGGCGAAACAGAAAGTCGTGATTTAGCGAATTGGATTGCGGACATATTGGCTGACATTAATAATCCGCAAGTGATTGCAAGCGTGCGCGACAAAGTTTTGGATGTGTGTCGCCGTTTTCCCGTTTACGCAAATTAATACGTAACCTAAAGGCGAAACCTAGTGC
The nucleotide sequence above comes from Gammaproteobacteria bacterium. Encoded proteins:
- a CDS encoding TonB-dependent receptor, giving the protein MLLFGEDDKSFVEIASGQRQSIARAPAIASLITADDIRRMGATTLEEALESVPGLHVSANTFSYTSAFYIRGLATSSNSQVLVLVDGVPMTQLYGGNRGFTWNSFPAQLIARVEIIRGPASAVYGAEALAGVINVVTHASQGTNESVGVRAGSYDTYAVWVNDYYKISDWSFGVSASFGQTDGATPLIKSDAQSSLDRLFFTSASLAPGPAQLEGKGRDLYLHVNNQSVELDIGYMARNDLGTGGGLIAVIDTEGKQDGERIFLNGTYHIPSVGDWRADLSFNYMNSQTVADLRLLPPGIDYTFAGGDYFPEGAFEDLRIKENHFRIEPRIYYDGFDAHKLWLALGYYKGDMYEIREARNFIVNQNGFLVLLPGLVDVSTFLPTLPEQSKTVKYISVQDQWQMAADWELTTGVRIDEYSDFGTEVNPRLAIVWQSTYNITTKILYGHAFRSPSYEEQFVQTSPLAQGNDDLQPETIDTLELGVDYAITDDVHITANVFMYELSDMIRSIQDPNEPNRAPIENVNTVRAHGYEAELAWHISPSWNLNGNYAYQETEIQETGDTLEAAPRHKVYGLLSFDGIAGFSSSLKSLYVADRRRLSIDSRDEVKNYSRFDWIVNYENAARKHNVQLVIKNLLDKEYNEATYYGRLYLQDDLPMPGRSLSTQYEYRW
- a CDS encoding EAL domain-containing protein, coding for MMQTIKNIKKINRFHYGFMQQLGIVFAIGILLLAICSSIAVSTLTSKIVSNRLVDEGAQLTKVLADQSPLALLYGSAENIEETLKTVMRSPDVVGIRIIDKEGDVLVSMGEWEFLDTDINKVKEIHLISETDEIWEYAAPVYVHDNSTSDSGFLLNQAPVVSAQRIGSVRLALSKKTLHAMTSSIYKTNTAVTAGLAILLLLVILLVTKRITNPLRNLGNIMLRAQNGETHLRANTPGPIEIYIMQQSFNKMMDVLEARESELVKARDIALESAKAKGEFAANVTHELRTPMNGILGMLELLAGTGLNFKQTEYIETAQNSAQALLLLVNDILDFSKIEAGAGQLNPEDFYLYTLLDDVVDLLSHQANKKNISLGYVIDPSVPAAVHADQNRMRQIVINLIGNAIKFTAKGGVKIRVSVIKDAANDTEMLEIAIKDTGIGIPHEAQQRIFEAFQQADGSTSRQYGGTGLGLAICAKLINFMEGTIAVESHIGEGSCFSFKIPLKRVLLPPIRKRSGVSSIAGEHVVVFAQDTAMAEEVMHLLDSWQVMSAHVNSLEAYQLLLRESNNKVVLVAHDEVDYVKNLIALLREEYPLSKLSIIWLLHGSVSKLNMPADKISALIELPAQGTRLYDAIAAVTGKIKTHSGTEKSTEPSIPRGRQVLVVDDNRTNQQVAFGMLERMGCIVDLASGGKEALDVVFTKSYDLVMMDVQMPGMDGYEVTDQIRRLEEGTNQHIPIIAMTANNSDDDVRHCLAVGMDDFLSKPLKMAFLKEKLAIWLNTESNHAMENYLPAANEQDKHLAAVTSLHLINEETLAELKKNAGNVFMEMIEVYLEDSELYIESIKRALEEKDEKLLRRSAHSLKGSSRNFGAERLGEVCRILEECGEQADIDKARTYVNTLIDALGEVSALLQAQLNAIKNKQAGPVKNSKTSSKILVVDDDRSQRMTLRAVLENDGYTVEEANTGGHVVTMCAKSMPDLLLMDAMMPGIDGYTACRRIREMPGGAHVPVLIVTALDDEASIDKAFSAGANDFIPKPVNFAVMRQRISRLLEASKTEQHVRHLAYHDPLTGLANRTTFIETLNDYCVKARGNGEMVAVLFLDLDRFKMVNDTMGHDAGDLLLKAVTQRIQGVVRTTDLVARLGGDEFTVILGGLKEMEVIGRIAQKICESLAKPFNLLEQEVYISSSIGIAICPNDSDDINVIIKYADTAMFKAKENRNTFCFYEAGMDTIIAKRMAMEGAMRRALESDQFLLYYQPQVALNTLQVTGMEALIRWQHPEKGMVSPADFIPIAEETGLIGALGYWVLRAGCQQLRRWLDSGYKPIKLSINVSSRQLEDVKFLENVSVILQETQVPTHLLEFEITESAIMKNPDEMIEVLRKFREMGIEIAIDDFGTGHSSLSYLKRLPVNTLKIDRSFVNDIDSSDDAVLVTGIIALAKSLRLKIVAEGVETQSQQDFLAACDCDTVQGFYLYKPMPAADFEKRIFLADLESVKVIHSG
- a CDS encoding CopG family transcriptional regulator; protein product: MRVGLPKEQQQELRHCLEKMKVPHDVIEHLLTSQQAGQTQKAFIHKKVITTPEGWIINFNNRSAKAPIEFEAPHRNEEPDSLMLRTLQGLERFAARIISKEPAANDTSPAITKTSPATNSAASNNTTPIKPKTKPVEFHKLTIEVSEDQLEALNKLAKEKGVSINAIIRAALNRFLKPQARETNNTINKQTKKA
- a CDS encoding serine hydroxymethyltransferase — protein: MYNKSMTIAGFDADLWHAIEQETLRQEEHIELIASENYASPRVLAAQGSSLTNKYAEGYPGKRYYGGCEYVDIAEQLAIDRAKALFGADYANVQPHSGSQANAAVYLALLQPGDTILGMSLAHGGHLTHGAKVNFSGKLFNAVQYGLDTRTGEIDYDQLDALADEHKPKMIVGGFSAYSRVVDWARLRAAADRVGAYLMTDIAHVAGLVAAGEYPNPIALADVVTTTTHKTLRGPRGGLILARSNPDIEKKLNSMVFPGTQGGPLMHVIAAKAVAFKEALEPEFKTYQQQVKKNARVMANTLIERGYKIVSGGTDNHLFLLDLIDKNITGKEADAVLGSANITVNKNAVPNDPQSPFVTSGIRIGTPAITTRGFGETESRDLANWIADILADINNPQVIASVRDKVLDVCRRFPVYAN